acatacaaTCAAAGTACAATTATGCTCTCCATCAACAACGGGCCGGCGGCTGGGTTGGGCAAACGATATTTCTATTGCATTTTGCAGGTGGTCTGGCAGGTTGCGGAAAATGAATGTGGTGCTccaaaaccgaacgaaacgaggaacaataatttattgagAAATTGAATATCTGTTACACTGAGCGAAGGTACGACGGTACTGCTACAGTGCGTTCCTAGAATTTCCGACTTGGATCATGTCTGAAGCCGGTTGGTGTGTTCAAGAACAAGTCCATTCGCAGGACTAGTCCATCCGGTTCTGTTTGTATGAATAAGTCATAGACTTCTTCTACGCATGGTAACTCCTCACATACGACTAGGATTTGCAACTTCCTGGACATTCTGTAGTTACttcaccggtttttttttaacaccaaGTGCTTTTACTACATTTTTATACCACAAGAGCGGGCAACTAGCCACTGGGGCTgttagtgttgggtgaatctgagaGGAATCTGAATAAATCTTTGAACTGCAATGAATAAATCTAGCACTGTTTAAAAGATTAATGTACCCCCACGCAAAATGGGTCCATACTACCATTTCGTTTATCCAAGGGACATGATCCGCCATTGCTCTAAGGATTCTTGAATCTTATGAGATTCGAtgcctgatttgaatggcTCTACACTATAGATTCATATGGATGGTTATTCTTCggcataacaacctcaagaagtctaagacctaccatttctggcgtTCTTGGACTTTGTTTACTCCTAGCCAGAtggtcagtcctgcgtacgggcgATTGgctgggatgggattttggaccggtcctgtcatgtgaagaccggtgccacTACCAAATGCACCACCGATCGTTGCCAAACACAACACCTGTTGCTATATAACCCATAAGCTATGGCTGTGGTTTTGTGGTGGCAAATGAGACGTGGAGGGATATGGTGCGGTTAATTATCAAACCTCGTAGTTTCGCGTAAAATGATAAGATAAAGACATAAATAGGGTAACCTTTCAGGTGGCACGCGTGGAACTATACCACACATATTTAGAAGCTAACACTTTTTCCAGAATTTTCCAGCTTGTCTTTTGCTAAATACGGATGTAATTCTACGTTTACACCCCTACCAAGCGTGCAATTGCTATACGTATCCtttggtttttcttgtttccgtttctttcAGACAGCTTTTGCTATCCTTTGTGAGCTTAGACGTGGATTAGGCTAGAACGAGTTTGTTGCAGACACAAATGGACGCCCAAGCAGAAACCGAAATGCCCACGGGTAACGTGAGCGACGAGCCGTTCCTCGGCCCGTTGGACATCATCCTGCTCGTCAGCTTGCTGGCCGGTACCGCCTGGTATCTGCTGAAGggcaagaaaaaggaaaaccaagcTAGTCAGTTCAAATCCTACTCGATCCAGTAAGTACACAGCGGAATCGCTTCCcgcattttgtttattttaaactcgCACACACTATAAACACTCTGCAACCCGATTTGCAGACCTACAACGGTAAACACGATGACAATGGTGGAGAACTCGTTCATCAAAAAGCTGCAATCCTCCGGCCGTCGTTTGGTGGTGTTCTACGGTTCCCAAACAGGCACGGCAGAGGAATTTGCCGGCCGTCTGGCAAAGGAAGGAATCCGCTACCAGATGAAGGGGATGGTGGCCGATCCGGAGGAGTGCAATATGGTAAGTAATCTCACATATACGCTGCGAGAAGCGCGAACCACTCGATTCATTCATGCATCTAAAAACATCATTCGCCTCTTGCACTTCTTCCACACTTCTCCAAACAGGAGGAGCTGCTGATGTTGAAAGACATCGACAAATCGTTGGCCGTGTTTTGCCTGGCCACGTACGGTGAGGGCGATCCGACGGACAACTGTATGGAGTTTTACGATTGGATTCAAAACAACGATCTGGATATGACCGGTTTGAATTACGCGGTAAGTACATGGCCGCACACGAGCACCTCCGAGAGTCGGTTGTTGATGGGTTTAAATTGGGTTGGTTGCGTTGTGATACCGTGCGGGAACCGTAATCGTTGCGCAAATTCGTGCAGCTGCCCGAATCGAGCAGTATCGCCGTGTCGGTTTTTGACAGGCAGCGTTTGTCTGTCAGTTCATTTGGAACGTGCTGCTGGTGAGTACGGTGTTGTGAACAGTGTGGTGTAACCAGTTCACCGTTCAAGAGCACTATCAGCATCCAAACATCAATCAACAGGAAGATGAAACTAAACAGGACGTTAAGATTAAAGTAAATAAGTGGCCTAGCGTAGTGCTCGCCAGTTGGTCGTGAGagttgaagtgaaaaaaaaagtatgagTGTATTGGCAGGCACCCGGCATGGCTGTTCGCGGTTCATGCCGCAAAACAGTATTCATCAGTTGTACCTCGCACCGATAGTACAATGTCTGCCAAGCGTAGAGCGCTTGTTGCTCGGCAGGAAGCGTGACCCTCGTAGCAAACttagaaaaaaatccatgCAGGTACCCTTGAAGGGATTGCCCGTTCGCAACACCCACCACACGGTTACGTAACGTTGTGTGGGGCATTGCTACATTAGAGCTCTGTTCGTGTGGAGCGTTTGACACGCAATACCTGCGCGACTCTTTCCACGATCACCACTGTATTTTTGATTGGCTCGATGATCCATTTACATTACAGGTGTTTGGCCTCGGTAATAAAACGTACGAGCATTACAACAAGGTCGGCATCTATGTGGACAAGCGGCTGGAGGAGCTCGGAGCGAACAGAGTGTTTGAGCTTGGACTGGGTGACGATGACGCGAAGTAAGTTATATTAATGTGGACGCCACATTCATCCTTATGCTAACCACGGTATGTATCTTTCCCATCACCCACCAGCATTGAGGACTACTTTATCACGTGGAAAGAAAAGTTTTGGCCGACGGTGTGCGATTTCTTTGGCATTGAAAGTACGGGCGAGGATGTGCTGATGCGACAGTACCGTCTGCTGGAGCAACCGGATGTCGGTGCAGACCGCATCTATACCGGCGAGGTGGCCCGTCTACACTCCCTTCAAACACAACGCCCACCGTTCGATGCGAAGAACCCGTTCCTGGCACCGATCAAGGTAAATCGGGAGCTGCACAAAGCCGGTGGCCGTTCTTGCATGCACGTGGAGTTCGACATCGACGGATCGAAGATGCGGTACGAGGCGGGTGACCATCTCGCCATGTACCCGGTGAACGATCGCGATCTGGTCGAGCGGCTCGGCAAGCTGTGCAACGCCGACCTGGAAAAGGTGTTTTCGCTGATCAACACCGACACggacagcagcaaaaagcaTCCATTCCCCTGCCCGACTACCTACCGGACCGCGCTGACGCACTACCTGGAGATAACCGCGTTGCCCCGAACGCATATCCTCAAGGAGCTGGCCGAGTACTGTTCGGAAGAGAAGGACAAAGAGTTTCTCCGATTCATCTCGTCGACCGCGCCGGACGGCAAGGCAAAGTACCAGGAATGGGTACAGGACAGCTGCCGCAACGTGGTGCATGTGCTGGAGGATATCCCGTCCTGCCATCCACCGATCGATCACGTGTGCGAACTATTGCCGCGTCTGCAGCCCCGCTACTACTCCATCTCTTCCTCGTCGAAGATCCACCCGACGACGGTACATGTGACGGCGGTGCTGGTGAAATACGAGACGAAAACGGGCCGATTGAACAAGGGTGTCGCCACAACATTCTTGGCCGAGAAGCATCCGAACGATGGGGAACCGTTGCCGCGCGTACCTATTTTTATCCGCAAGAGTCAGTTCCGACTACCGCCGAAGCCGGAAACGCCAGTTATTATGGTCGGACCCGGTACTGGGTTGGCACCGTTCCGTGGTTTCATACAGGAGCGTGACTTCTCCAAGCAGGAGGGCAAGGAAATAGGACAGACGACGCTATACTTTGGCTGCAGAAAGCGTACGGAGGACTACATATATGAAGACGTAAGTAAAGTCTTCGGAGTCCGTGTTGAAATGAAGTTGgttaattgttttgtgtgtatctGTGCATGTTTTGCAGGAACTGGAAGATTATTCTAAACGCGGCATCGTTAACCTGCGTGTTGCCTTTTCGCGTGACCAGGAGAAGAAGGTTTACGTGACGCATCTGCTCGAGCAAGATTCCGACTTGATATGGAACGTTATCGGCGAAAATAAGGGACACTTTTACATCTGCGGGTATGTGTGGCAATCTTCAATTGTGCACCCATCACGATATCAACTTCGAGTTTGTTaattgtgtatgtttttgtttattatattcTCCTTTCTTTAGTGATGCGAAAAATATGGCCACCGATGTGCGAAACATTCTGCTGAAAGTCATTC
This sequence is a window from Anopheles marshallii chromosome X, idAnoMarsDA_429_01, whole genome shotgun sequence. Protein-coding genes within it:
- the LOC128713106 gene encoding NADPH--cytochrome P450 reductase; translation: MDAQAETEMPTGNVSDEPFLGPLDIILLVSLLAGTAWYLLKGKKKENQASQFKSYSIQPTTVNTMTMVENSFIKKLQSSGRRLVVFYGSQTGTAEEFAGRLAKEGIRYQMKGMVADPEECNMEELLMLKDIDKSLAVFCLATYGEGDPTDNCMEFYDWIQNNDLDMTGLNYAVFGLGNKTYEHYNKVGIYVDKRLEELGANRVFELGLGDDDANIEDYFITWKEKFWPTVCDFFGIESTGEDVLMRQYRLLEQPDVGADRIYTGEVARLHSLQTQRPPFDAKNPFLAPIKVNRELHKAGGRSCMHVEFDIDGSKMRYEAGDHLAMYPVNDRDLVERLGKLCNADLEKVFSLINTDTDSSKKHPFPCPTTYRTALTHYLEITALPRTHILKELAEYCSEEKDKEFLRFISSTAPDGKAKYQEWVQDSCRNVVHVLEDIPSCHPPIDHVCELLPRLQPRYYSISSSSKIHPTTVHVTAVLVKYETKTGRLNKGVATTFLAEKHPNDGEPLPRVPIFIRKSQFRLPPKPETPVIMVGPGTGLAPFRGFIQERDFSKQEGKEIGQTTLYFGCRKRTEDYIYEDELEDYSKRGIVNLRVAFSRDQEKKVYVTHLLEQDSDLIWNVIGENKGHFYICGDAKNMATDVRNILLKVIRSKGGLSETEAQQYIKKMEAQKRYSADVWS